The following are from one region of the Anaeropeptidivorans aminofermentans genome:
- a CDS encoding HD family phosphohydrolase has protein sequence MKKPKIGNYFRFNALLLIAASVITIASLITGGYITEGYALKINDVSDKRIKAPKQVENTVATEKLRQHAYESVTTRYKVDAETNEKIIEGLSEFFQESDLLRKKSAEIFIPERSNGETGDTLPEEVPSAEAAPDEEMPQANTAGLDTKKPADTKEPPVYENSFLLEYLTVSQIEFLINMADDQYKPFKENATKLVNEALEAGIKEEALTKALVDLKAEFSKTYTEADISELGYDIASSFIAPNLSEDLEATEKLRQEKMKEIEPVYYRKGQTIIDDGEIVSEEAYAALDSLGLISKGYKENIVPIIGAVLLVICIFGFSCLYIFYYNEKLYKSPSEALLLFVIYTIIILLVRLSYSTIPHVFLPVIAFSMLVSMLLDSRLAIVLNIGVTILTVLIANGSLEIALYFIISGTFMAILARHANQRNIIYFIGLIISFASVMVFLSIGLLTERKLDSTIIINTSYAFLNGFMTVIVCMGSLPFWETMFGVVTPIKLLDLTNPNNELLRRLTIEAPGTYHHSLIVANLAETAAYDIKADTNIARVGGYYHDIGKLKYPQYFSENQLGENPHDDLDPYSSVQIITSHVSIGLEMADERKLPKAIKDIIEEHHGNTLVKYFYHKAKKEDADEEINEADFRYKHRRPQTRESAIIMLADTVEAAVRSMISKSKKMEEVEEMVRNLIKDKIDDNQLIDSQLTMKDIDTVSNSFMRVFKGMYHERIPYPKMETPKKAVPKEEVS, from the coding sequence ATGAAGAAACCAAAGATAGGAAATTACTTTAGATTTAATGCGCTGCTTTTAATAGCGGCTTCAGTGATTACAATAGCTTCCCTTATAACAGGGGGGTATATTACGGAAGGCTACGCTCTTAAAATAAATGATGTTTCCGATAAGAGAATAAAAGCCCCTAAACAGGTTGAAAATACCGTAGCTACTGAAAAACTCAGACAACATGCTTATGAAAGCGTAACTACAAGATATAAAGTTGACGCTGAAACAAATGAAAAAATAATAGAGGGGCTTTCGGAATTTTTTCAAGAAAGCGATTTGCTTCGCAAGAAAAGCGCCGAGATCTTTATTCCTGAAAGAAGCAATGGAGAGACTGGGGATACTTTGCCGGAAGAGGTTCCTTCTGCAGAGGCTGCGCCGGACGAAGAAATGCCACAAGCAAACACTGCCGGCTTAGATACGAAGAAACCTGCCGACACAAAAGAGCCGCCTGTATATGAAAACTCTTTCTTATTGGAATACCTTACCGTATCCCAAATAGAGTTTTTAATTAATATGGCCGATGATCAGTACAAGCCCTTTAAAGAAAACGCAACAAAGCTTGTAAATGAAGCCCTTGAAGCCGGGATAAAAGAAGAAGCCTTAACAAAGGCCCTTGTGGATTTAAAGGCAGAGTTTTCAAAGACCTATACCGAAGCCGATATTTCAGAGCTTGGCTATGACATTGCTTCGTCTTTTATTGCGCCTAATCTTTCAGAAGACTTAGAAGCGACGGAAAAATTAAGACAGGAAAAAATGAAGGAAATAGAGCCTGTTTATTATAGAAAAGGCCAAACCATCATAGACGACGGAGAAATTGTTTCGGAAGAAGCTTATGCGGCCCTTGATTCTCTGGGGCTTATTTCGAAAGGCTATAAGGAAAATATCGTTCCCATTATAGGTGCAGTTCTGCTAGTGATTTGCATCTTTGGCTTTTCTTGCCTATATATTTTCTATTATAATGAAAAGCTATATAAAAGCCCCAGTGAAGCCCTTCTTTTATTCGTTATTTATACGATTATCATACTTCTTGTAAGGCTTTCTTATAGCACCATTCCCCATGTGTTTTTGCCTGTTATAGCCTTTTCCATGCTTGTTTCAATGCTTCTTGATTCAAGGCTTGCAATTGTGCTTAATATAGGTGTTACAATACTTACTGTTTTAATTGCCAACGGAAGCCTTGAAATAGCCCTTTATTTTATAATATCAGGAACCTTCATGGCGATTCTTGCAAGGCATGCAAATCAGCGGAATATTATTTATTTTATAGGCCTCATCATATCCTTTGCAAGTGTTATGGTCTTTCTTTCCATAGGCCTTCTTACGGAAAGAAAGCTGGACAGCACCATTATTATCAATACAAGCTATGCGTTTTTAAACGGATTTATGACGGTTATCGTCTGCATGGGAAGCCTTCCATTCTGGGAAACAATGTTCGGCGTAGTAACGCCTATTAAGCTTCTTGACCTTACGAACCCGAATAATGAGCTTTTAAGGCGCCTTACCATAGAGGCCCCGGGAACCTACCATCATAGCCTTATTGTGGCAAACCTTGCGGAAACCGCGGCCTATGACATAAAGGCCGATACGAATATTGCAAGGGTCGGAGGCTATTACCATGATATAGGGAAACTAAAATATCCCCAATATTTCAGTGAAAACCAGCTGGGAGAAAATCCCCATGACGACCTTGACCCCTATAGCAGTGTTCAGATTATAACAAGCCATGTATCCATAGGTCTTGAAATGGCTGACGAAAGAAAGCTTCCTAAGGCAATAAAGGATATAATTGAAGAGCATCATGGAAATACTTTAGTTAAGTATTTTTATCATAAAGCAAAAAAAGAAGATGCCGATGAGGAAATAAACGAAGCGGATTTCCGCTATAAGCACAGAAGGCCTCAGACCAGAGAGTCAGCCATCATAATGCTTGCAGATACGGTAGAGGCGGCTGTACGCTCTATGATCAGCAAGTCCAAGAAGATGGAAGAAGTTGAAGAAATGGTCAGAAACCTCATAAAGGATAAGATTGACGATAATCAGCTTATTGACAGCCAATTAACTATGAAAGATATAGACACGGTTTCAAATTCATTTATGAGGGTTTTTAAGGGTATGTACCATGAAAGAATCCCTTACCCTAAAATGGAAACACCAAAGAAAGCAGTGCCTAAAGAAGAGGTAAGCTAA
- a CDS encoding PhoH family protein — protein MEQEKRNIEISNKIIGNVFGRLDDNMRKIEKAFSVNIVNRGDHMTIVGQNSSVNQAQRVIEKLMRIAESGEEITEQSVNYLIALNADEGFEEVEKINKDYICMTVTGRPIKPKTLGQKKYVDLIRKNNVVFGVGPAGTGKTYLAMAMAITAFKNNEVSRIILTRPAIEAGEKLGFLPGDLQQKVDPYLRPLYDALHEIMGTETFQKNLEKGAIEVAPLAYMRGRTLDNAYIVLDEAQNTTPEQMKMFLTRIGFGSKAIITGDLTQIDLPDGKKSGIVEAIKILTDIEGIGISHLTNKDVVRHPLVQKIIEAYEKHEEKAKKREALEMKKATTYKKIGRGMRSRRE, from the coding sequence GTGGAGCAAGAAAAAAGAAATATAGAAATAAGCAATAAAATCATTGGCAATGTGTTTGGAAGACTTGACGATAACATGAGAAAGATAGAAAAGGCCTTTTCTGTTAATATTGTAAACAGAGGGGACCATATGACCATTGTAGGCCAGAATTCAAGCGTTAATCAGGCCCAAAGAGTAATAGAAAAGCTTATGCGTATTGCGGAAAGCGGGGAAGAAATAACAGAACAAAGCGTTAATTACCTTATTGCTTTAAACGCTGATGAGGGCTTTGAAGAGGTAGAAAAAATAAATAAGGATTATATCTGTATGACCGTTACGGGAAGGCCGATAAAGCCTAAAACCCTTGGGCAGAAGAAATACGTCGACCTTATAAGAAAAAACAATGTTGTTTTCGGGGTAGGTCCTGCCGGTACAGGAAAGACTTATTTAGCCATGGCGATGGCAATCACCGCCTTTAAAAATAATGAGGTGTCAAGGATTATATTAACCCGCCCTGCCATTGAAGCAGGAGAGAAGCTCGGCTTTCTTCCCGGAGATTTGCAGCAAAAGGTAGACCCTTATTTAAGACCCCTTTACGATGCCCTCCATGAAATAATGGGAACCGAGACCTTTCAGAAAAATCTTGAAAAAGGGGCAATCGAAGTTGCACCTTTGGCATATATGAGGGGCAGGACATTAGACAATGCCTATATTGTATTGGATGAAGCCCAAAATACCACCCCTGAGCAGATGAAAATGTTTTTAACCAGAATTGGCTTTGGTTCTAAGGCTATTATAACAGGAGACTTGACTCAGATAGACCTTCCAGACGGTAAAAAAAGCGGTATCGTAGAAGCCATAAAAATTCTTACGGATATAGAGGGAATCGGCATCTCCCATTTAACCAATAAAGACGTTGTCCGTCACCCTCTTGTTCAAAAAATAATAGAAGCCTATGAAAAGCATGAAGAAAAAGCAAAAAAACGTGAAGCCTTGGAAATGAAGAAGGCTACAACCTATAAAAAAATAGGAAGAGGTATGAGAAGCAGGCGGGAATGA
- the yqfD gene encoding sporulation protein YqfD, with the protein MILDLWNYFKGYVVIEVTGFSVERFVNLAVHRGVYIWDVKNDGSSVKMKVSINGFKTLRECARKTKCKYKIVEKKGYPFVTYKYRKRKLFMYGTLFFVAFLYVLSSFVWVVQVEGNERIEASKILLFCEERGLKSGALKRNIDKKALEQELIINFKDISFLNIGIKGTKAVITLTETLPAKEIVDRSIPTNIIAVKDGLIDSIVASGGTPLVKAKDVVSQGDILISGEVVVKEDETGTIKEYVHAGGSVRARTFYEMNFTVPKTYYQKQYTGEIKKFYRFNVLNKDINILKPSIPYDNYDKIISRKQIGIGEILPLPAIIITDEYKEFISVEKQRDLNQMLELSQIIISNRIIREFAFEADVIDKNIQYEETADGLRIKAVITCLEEIGKAVPYFDSISEPAL; encoded by the coding sequence ATGATTCTTGATTTATGGAATTATTTTAAAGGCTATGTTGTGATAGAGGTTACGGGCTTTTCTGTAGAACGGTTTGTTAATTTAGCCGTTCACAGAGGGGTTTACATATGGGACGTTAAAAATGACGGCTCCTCCGTTAAAATGAAGGTTTCTATAAATGGCTTCAAAACCCTTAGGGAATGTGCCAGGAAAACAAAATGCAAATACAAAATCGTAGAGAAAAAAGGCTATCCCTTTGTTACTTATAAGTATAGAAAGCGGAAGCTCTTTATGTATGGAACCTTATTTTTCGTAGCATTTCTCTATGTTTTGTCCTCCTTTGTGTGGGTGGTTCAAGTAGAAGGAAACGAACGGATAGAAGCCAGTAAAATCCTTCTTTTTTGTGAAGAAAGAGGGCTTAAATCAGGAGCCTTGAAACGTAATATTGATAAAAAAGCGCTCGAACAGGAGCTTATTATAAATTTTAAGGATATTTCCTTTTTAAATATCGGAATCAAGGGAACAAAAGCAGTAATAACCTTGACAGAGACGCTGCCAGCCAAAGAAATAGTGGATAGAAGCATTCCCACAAATATAATAGCCGTAAAAGACGGCCTTATAGACAGCATTGTCGCAAGCGGCGGAACACCTCTTGTAAAGGCAAAGGATGTAGTTTCCCAAGGAGATATTCTTATAAGCGGAGAGGTTGTAGTAAAAGAAGACGAAACGGGAACAATTAAAGAGTACGTTCATGCAGGCGGAAGCGTAAGAGCACGAACGTTTTACGAAATGAATTTTACTGTGCCTAAAACCTATTATCAAAAGCAATATACGGGCGAAATAAAGAAATTTTACAGGTTTAATGTATTAAACAAAGATATTAATATATTAAAGCCTTCCATTCCATATGATAATTATGATAAAATTATAAGCAGAAAGCAAATCGGCATCGGTGAAATATTGCCTTTGCCTGCCATAATCATAACAGATGAATATAAGGAATTCATAAGTGTAGAAAAGCAGAGGGATTTAAACCAGATGCTTGAATTAAGCCAGATTATCATAAGCAACCGGATTATAAGAGAGTTTGCTTTTGAGGCGGACGTTATAGATAAAAATATTCAATATGAAGAAACGGCGGACGGTTTAAGAATCAAGGCGGTTATTACATGCCTTGAGGAAATAGGAAAAGCCGTTCCGTATTTTGATTCTATAAGCGAGCCGGCATTATAA
- the yqfC gene encoding sporulation protein YqfC — MAARNEDKPKRGSAKNKIGSMFELPREVVMNLPLTTIVGADEINIENYKGIIEYSASKIRIKTSSGIIKIEGKNLNLDQITTENIEITGTLKSVEFIN, encoded by the coding sequence ATGGCCGCAAGGAACGAGGATAAGCCTAAAAGAGGCAGCGCCAAAAATAAAATAGGTTCTATGTTTGAGCTTCCCCGGGAGGTAGTAATGAATCTGCCCCTTACGACAATCGTTGGGGCTGATGAAATAAATATAGAAAATTATAAAGGAATCATAGAGTATTCGGCATCAAAAATCAGGATAAAAACAAGCTCAGGCATCATTAAAATAGAAGGAAAAAACCTGAACCTTGATCAAATAACTACGGAGAATATTGAAATAACGGGAACCCTTAAATCTGTGGAATTTATTAATTAA
- a CDS encoding PTS fructose transporter subunit IIC — MNQVLKDIKQSLLTGVSYMLPFVVAGGILVAIGFAGGGAVEVTQSQTGFWSRIFWWGKDAFGMMVPIMAAYVAFSIGDKPAILPGMIAGISADQIGGGFIAALIGGIIAGYMVQWLKKIPLPRALRSLLPTLIIPVVGTLAIGFIMEIVLGGPIAAINQGMLNFLSGLQGSALIVLGLVQGAMLAFDLGGPVNKAAYAFALATQAAGNNAPMAANFVASMVPPLSIAMAMVISKNKFTQTERDATGGCFVGGLAMISEFAIPFATGNPLLYIPCFMAGGAVGAISSYLFGCTMAAPHGGYFVVALCNKPIMLTLALLIGSAVSCALILLLKKAPSEDELAIGGEE, encoded by the coding sequence ATGAACCAAGTTTTAAAAGATATTAAGCAATCTTTATTGACAGGTGTTTCCTATATGCTTCCGTTCGTTGTTGCCGGTGGAATTTTAGTTGCAATTGGTTTCGCAGGAGGCGGAGCGGTTGAAGTAACTCAAAGCCAAACAGGATTTTGGTCCAGAATCTTCTGGTGGGGCAAAGATGCCTTTGGCATGATGGTTCCCATTATGGCAGCCTATGTTGCGTTTTCCATAGGCGATAAACCTGCTATACTTCCCGGTATGATTGCAGGTATCAGTGCAGATCAAATCGGCGGAGGCTTTATTGCGGCCTTAATAGGCGGTATCATCGCAGGATACATGGTGCAGTGGTTAAAGAAAATACCCTTGCCCCGTGCCTTAAGGTCATTGCTTCCAACTTTAATTATACCCGTTGTAGGTACCCTTGCCATAGGCTTCATTATGGAAATAGTGCTGGGAGGCCCTATTGCGGCAATAAATCAGGGAATGCTTAATTTCCTAAGCGGATTACAGGGAAGCGCCCTTATTGTTTTAGGCCTTGTACAAGGGGCAATGCTTGCTTTTGACTTGGGCGGCCCTGTAAATAAAGCGGCCTATGCATTTGCTCTTGCAACCCAGGCAGCCGGAAATAATGCCCCTATGGCTGCAAACTTTGTAGCTTCTATGGTACCGCCGTTATCTATAGCCATGGCTATGGTAATATCAAAAAATAAGTTTACCCAGACAGAGCGTGACGCAACAGGCGGCTGCTTTGTAGGCGGCCTTGCAATGATTTCCGAATTTGCCATTCCTTTTGCGACAGGAAATCCTTTGCTCTACATACCGTGCTTTATGGCAGGCGGTGCAGTAGGCGCTATCAGCTCTTACTTATTTGGCTGTACAATGGCGGCTCCCCACGGCGGATATTTCGTGGTTGCATTATGCAATAAACCGATTATGCTTACCCTCGCGCTCCTCATTGGTTCTGCAGTAAGCTGTGCGCTGATACTTTTACTTAAAAAGGCGCCTTCCGAAGATGAGCTTGCTATCGGCGGAGAAGAATAG
- a CDS encoding PTS fructose transporter subunit IIB has translation MFVIAVTSCATGIAHSYMSAEAIKKICKKNGHTCKVEIQGALGIEDQLSKSDIEKADLLVFANDVGITKAERFKDFPKDKIRQFSPHDVIKNPEAILK, from the coding sequence ATGTTTGTAATTGCCGTAACATCATGTGCGACGGGTATCGCGCATTCCTATATGTCCGCAGAGGCGATAAAAAAGATATGCAAGAAGAATGGTCATACCTGCAAGGTGGAAATTCAGGGAGCCTTAGGGATTGAAGACCAGCTTTCAAAAAGCGATATAGAAAAGGCAGATTTGCTTGTTTTTGCAAACGATGTAGGGATTACAAAGGCTGAACGCTTTAAGGACTTTCCTAAAGATAAGATCAGGCAGTTTTCACCTCATGACGTTATAAAAAATCCAGAAGCAATTTTAAAGTAA
- a CDS encoding PTS sugar transporter subunit IIA gives MENQGVQIGDVLLKELTLLNEPSFQNKEELFLYISDKFEESGVVSDKEAFRKSLEDREELGPTYMGDFIAIPHGKCREVIKAGVSFIRCKEFTYRSGDEEGPVKYVFVLAVEDDQEDNSHLRILATIAGYLMKDEFKELIAGVQSYDELISGINKIGSL, from the coding sequence TTGGAAAATCAGGGGGTCCAAATCGGAGATGTATTATTAAAAGAGCTTACACTACTTAACGAACCTTCTTTTCAGAATAAGGAAGAGCTTTTTTTGTACATTTCCGATAAATTTGAGGAAAGCGGAGTCGTATCAGACAAAGAGGCTTTTAGAAAATCCTTAGAAGACAGAGAAGAATTAGGGCCGACTTATATGGGTGATTTTATTGCTATTCCCCATGGAAAATGCAGGGAGGTTATAAAGGCAGGCGTGTCGTTTATCAGATGCAAGGAATTTACATACCGCTCCGGTGACGAAGAAGGACCTGTAAAGTATGTTTTTGTTTTAGCCGTTGAAGATGATCAGGAGGATAATTCTCATTTAAGGATTCTGGCTACCATAGCCGGTTATCTGATGAAAGATGAATTTAAAGAACTGATTGCCGGCGTACAAAGCTATGACGAGCTAATAAGCGGAATAAATAAAATAGGGTCTCTGTAA
- the dhaL gene encoding dihydroxyacetone kinase subunit DhaL yields the protein MVKNEAAGTVVLNLIKIIQDNKDFLSEIDGKIGDGDHGINMNKGFTMCQNRLEGKSFSLSEGFDILSETLQEDIGGSMGPLYGVFFEELSIAAPEEIDGEAFAEMLESAIAGVQEIGNAKQGDKTLLDTLFPAKDAYRKALKEGKGFNQALEELKKGAEEGWKSTENMIAKIGRASRLGERSRGVLDAGATSSYLIITSIADSLQKLNHEQN from the coding sequence ATGGTGAAAAATGAAGCTGCTGGTACGGTGGTTCTTAATTTAATAAAGATTATTCAGGATAATAAAGATTTTCTCAGCGAAATTGACGGAAAAATAGGTGACGGAGACCATGGGATAAACATGAATAAAGGCTTTACAATGTGCCAAAATAGACTTGAAGGCAAAAGCTTTTCCTTATCCGAAGGATTTGATATTCTTTCTGAAACTTTACAGGAGGATATCGGAGGCTCTATGGGCCCTTTGTACGGCGTGTTTTTTGAAGAGCTTTCCATTGCGGCTCCTGAAGAAATAGATGGAGAAGCATTTGCTGAAATGCTTGAAAGTGCCATTGCAGGCGTTCAGGAGATAGGAAATGCAAAGCAGGGGGATAAAACATTGCTGGATACGCTCTTTCCTGCCAAAGATGCATACAGAAAGGCCTTAAAAGAAGGAAAAGGTTTTAACCAGGCGCTTGAGGAATTAAAAAAAGGTGCGGAAGAAGGCTGGAAGTCTACAGAAAATATGATTGCTAAAATAGGCAGAGCAAGCAGGCTCGGAGAACGCTCCAGAGGGGTACTTGATGCAGGGGCCACCAGCAGCTATTTAATTATAACTTCTATCGCAGACTCCTTGCAAAAACTGAATCATGAGCAAAATTAA
- a CDS encoding dihydroxyacetone kinase subunit DhaK, with protein sequence MNQIINDPDYVVEDMLKGFVKANKDIVQAAEDDKVLKYVNAPVPEKVGIVTGGGSGHKPAFIGYIGKNMCDAVAVGQIFSSPTAKSFLNAMVEANSGKGVACLYGNYAGDNMNVKMAIRRAEKLGITVKTVVANDDCASAPKTEIEKRRGVAGEVLMWKVGGAKASMGANLDEVIAAAQKAIDNTRSVGVGVAPCTIPAVGHPNFTIEDGTMEIGIGHHGEPGVKVEKLKNADEIAKEMLNIIIPDLPFEKNDEVVVLLSGLGATPVLEQYIVYSKVADILKEKGISVYKAYVGNYFTSLEMKGVTLTMMKLDDELKECIDMPADSVGLKQL encoded by the coding sequence ATGAATCAGATTATAAACGATCCGGATTATGTAGTTGAGGATATGCTGAAAGGTTTTGTTAAGGCGAATAAAGATATCGTTCAGGCTGCGGAAGATGATAAAGTGCTTAAATATGTTAATGCGCCGGTTCCTGAAAAGGTAGGTATCGTAACGGGGGGCGGCTCCGGCCACAAGCCTGCCTTTATCGGATACATAGGGAAAAATATGTGTGATGCTGTGGCTGTAGGCCAGATATTTTCTTCTCCTACGGCAAAATCCTTTTTAAACGCCATGGTAGAAGCCAATTCAGGAAAAGGCGTGGCCTGTCTTTACGGTAACTACGCCGGAGACAATATGAATGTAAAAATGGCTATACGCAGAGCGGAAAAATTAGGCATTACCGTAAAAACCGTAGTCGCAAATGATGACTGTGCTTCCGCCCCAAAAACTGAAATAGAAAAAAGAAGAGGGGTTGCAGGAGAGGTCCTTATGTGGAAGGTAGGCGGAGCCAAGGCTTCCATGGGCGCTAACCTTGATGAAGTCATTGCCGCTGCGCAAAAGGCTATCGATAATACAAGGTCTGTTGGCGTAGGGGTTGCACCTTGTACTATCCCTGCCGTAGGCCATCCGAATTTTACCATAGAAGACGGCACCATGGAAATTGGTATAGGCCACCACGGAGAACCGGGGGTAAAAGTTGAGAAGCTTAAAAATGCCGATGAAATAGCAAAGGAAATGCTGAATATTATTATTCCCGACCTTCCTTTTGAAAAAAATGATGAAGTGGTGGTTTTGCTGTCAGGCTTGGGAGCGACCCCTGTTTTAGAACAGTATATCGTTTACAGCAAGGTAGCGGATATCCTTAAAGAGAAAGGCATTTCCGTATATAAGGCTTATGTGGGAAATTACTTTACCTCTCTTGAGATGAAAGGCGTTACCCTTACCATGATGAAGCTTGATGATGAATTAAAGGAATGTATTGATATGCCTGCAGACAGCGTAGGCTTAAAGCAGCTATAG